In Mauremys reevesii isolate NIE-2019 linkage group 8, ASM1616193v1, whole genome shotgun sequence, a single genomic region encodes these proteins:
- the LOC120370982 gene encoding vascular cell adhesion protein 1-like isoform X1 has product MGRIIPSVTVLLLVFLTSKAFEIEITPKDNVAAQIGDKLELTCSTTGCESPSFSWRSQLDKPLDGSVNRTGNRSILTMDPVGFGNDNEYLCSAVCDSVKKEKSIKVHVYSFPSDPVIEISTPLNVGEKASITCMVPKVYPSERLMMQLAKDGSVLETKEFYEEESTETTETKSLTLTFIPTFEDIGKVITCVAELPIDEMEFEPKKRQTSQRLSVNFGPQNTNITVSPSNTTMQGETLMLTCSTTSNPPARIVWGKKLEDSSVQNIIDNDTLIIPHAQMSDSGLFICETINDATNKTERTTVVISVQDGPRNTTVSVTPSATVKEGGAVTMTCTSYGNPAPKISWTKHLISGVSQFLSENATLTINNVKAEDLGLYQCEGVNQFGRETKTVDLIVQVPPQNTPELISPSDNVDEGENITIMSTTSSNSPPQTVLQKIHLSNTTILSSQNDTSTLYRVIKNYTDIYLVAYNETGNNTDVIEIAVVEMVKEKDYVIPVIVVLSCLSPMAIPALAVLIYMSRKAKINGSYNPVNTPKPNV; this is encoded by the exons ATGGGAAGAATAATTCCATCAGTGACAGTGCTTTTACTGGTGTTTTTGACTT cTAAAGCTTTTGAAATTGAGATTACACCTAAAGACAATGTTGCTGCTCAGATTGGAGATAAACTTGAGCTGACCTGTAGTACTACTGGCTGTGAATCCCCAAGTTTCTCTTGGAGAAGCCAGTTGGACAAGCCCCTAGATGGGTCAGTGAACAGAACGGGGAACCGCTCCATTTTGACTATGGATCCTGTTGGCTTTGGGAATGACAATGAGTATCTCTGCAGTGCAGTTTGTGACAgtgtgaaaaaagaaaaaagcatcaAGGTTCATGTTTACT CTTTTCCCAGTGATCCAGTCATTGAGATCAGCACACCCCTGAATGTTGGGGAAAAAGCCAGTATCACCTGTATGGTTCCCAAAGTGTATCCTTCTGAGCGTTTGATGATGCAGCTGGCGAAAGATGGATCTGTTCTTGAAACCAAAGAATTTTATGAAGAAGAAAGCACCGAAACCACAGAGACAAAAAGTCTGACATTGACTTTTATCCCCACCTTTGAAGACATTGGGAAAGTGATTACTTGTGTGGCTGAATTACCGATTGATGAAATGGAATTTGAACCCAAGAAAAGACAGACTTCACAGAGATTGAGTGTAAACT TTGGTCCTCAAAATACCAACATCACTGTGTCTCCAAGCAACACAACCATGCAGGGGGAAACTCTGATGCTCACTTGTAGCACTACAAGTAATCCACCAGCAAGGATTGTTTGGGGGAAAAAGCTAGAGGATTCAAGTGTCCAGAACATCATAGACAATGACACCCTTATCATTCCACATGCCCAGATGAGTGATTCTGGGCTGTTCATCTGTGAAACCATAAATGACGCAACAAATAAAACAGAGAGAACAACAGTGGTCATTTCTGTACAAG ATGGACCAAGAAATACGACGGTCTCTGTCACCCCCTCCGCCACAGTGAAAGAAGGGGGAGCTGTGACAATGACATGTACCAGCTATGGTAATCCAGCTCCAAAGATCTCCTGGACAAAGCATTTGATCAGTGGAGTGTCGCAGTTTCTTTCTGAAAATGCAACTTTAACTATAAATAATGTAAAGGCTGAAGACTTGGGGCTTTATCAGTGTGAAGGAGTTAACCAGTTTGGAAGAGAGACAAAAACTGTGGACTTAATTGTTCAAG TTCCTCCCCAGAATACTCCAGAGTTAATATCTCCATCAGACAATGTTGATGAAGGGGAAAATATCACTATTATGAGTACAACTTCTAGTAATTCACCACCACAGACAGTCCTGCAAAAGATCCATCTAAGCAACACAACCATCCTCTCATCACAGAATGACACCTCTACACTCTATAGAGTCATCAAAAATTACACAGACATATACCTGGTTGCTTACAATGAGACTGGAAATAACACTGATGTGATTGAGATAGCTGTTGTAG AAATGGTGAAAGAAAAAGATTATGTGATTCCTGTGATTGTTGTGCTCTCTTGTTTATCACCAATGGCAATCCCTGCACTTGCAGTATTGATTTACATGTCAAGGAAAGCAAAGATAAATGGATCTTACAATCCTGTAAACACACCAAAACCAAATGTTTAA
- the LOC120370982 gene encoding vascular cell adhesion protein 1-like isoform X2 has translation MDPVGFGNDNEYLCSAVCDSVKKEKSIKVHVYSFPSDPVIEISTPLNVGEKASITCMVPKVYPSERLMMQLAKDGSVLETKEFYEEESTETTETKSLTLTFIPTFEDIGKVITCVAELPIDEMEFEPKKRQTSQRLSVNFGPQNTNITVSPSNTTMQGETLMLTCSTTSNPPARIVWGKKLEDSSVQNIIDNDTLIIPHAQMSDSGLFICETINDATNKTERTTVVISVQDGPRNTTVSVTPSATVKEGGAVTMTCTSYGNPAPKISWTKHLISGVSQFLSENATLTINNVKAEDLGLYQCEGVNQFGRETKTVDLIVQVPPQNTPELISPSDNVDEGENITIMSTTSSNSPPQTVLQKIHLSNTTILSSQNDTSTLYRVIKNYTDIYLVAYNETGNNTDVIEIAVVEMVKEKDYVIPVIVVLSCLSPMAIPALAVLIYMSRKAKINGSYNPVNTPKPNV, from the exons ATGGATCCTGTTGGCTTTGGGAATGACAATGAGTATCTCTGCAGTGCAGTTTGTGACAgtgtgaaaaaagaaaaaagcatcaAGGTTCATGTTTACT CTTTTCCCAGTGATCCAGTCATTGAGATCAGCACACCCCTGAATGTTGGGGAAAAAGCCAGTATCACCTGTATGGTTCCCAAAGTGTATCCTTCTGAGCGTTTGATGATGCAGCTGGCGAAAGATGGATCTGTTCTTGAAACCAAAGAATTTTATGAAGAAGAAAGCACCGAAACCACAGAGACAAAAAGTCTGACATTGACTTTTATCCCCACCTTTGAAGACATTGGGAAAGTGATTACTTGTGTGGCTGAATTACCGATTGATGAAATGGAATTTGAACCCAAGAAAAGACAGACTTCACAGAGATTGAGTGTAAACT TTGGTCCTCAAAATACCAACATCACTGTGTCTCCAAGCAACACAACCATGCAGGGGGAAACTCTGATGCTCACTTGTAGCACTACAAGTAATCCACCAGCAAGGATTGTTTGGGGGAAAAAGCTAGAGGATTCAAGTGTCCAGAACATCATAGACAATGACACCCTTATCATTCCACATGCCCAGATGAGTGATTCTGGGCTGTTCATCTGTGAAACCATAAATGACGCAACAAATAAAACAGAGAGAACAACAGTGGTCATTTCTGTACAAG ATGGACCAAGAAATACGACGGTCTCTGTCACCCCCTCCGCCACAGTGAAAGAAGGGGGAGCTGTGACAATGACATGTACCAGCTATGGTAATCCAGCTCCAAAGATCTCCTGGACAAAGCATTTGATCAGTGGAGTGTCGCAGTTTCTTTCTGAAAATGCAACTTTAACTATAAATAATGTAAAGGCTGAAGACTTGGGGCTTTATCAGTGTGAAGGAGTTAACCAGTTTGGAAGAGAGACAAAAACTGTGGACTTAATTGTTCAAG TTCCTCCCCAGAATACTCCAGAGTTAATATCTCCATCAGACAATGTTGATGAAGGGGAAAATATCACTATTATGAGTACAACTTCTAGTAATTCACCACCACAGACAGTCCTGCAAAAGATCCATCTAAGCAACACAACCATCCTCTCATCACAGAATGACACCTCTACACTCTATAGAGTCATCAAAAATTACACAGACATATACCTGGTTGCTTACAATGAGACTGGAAATAACACTGATGTGATTGAGATAGCTGTTGTAG AAATGGTGAAAGAAAAAGATTATGTGATTCCTGTGATTGTTGTGCTCTCTTGTTTATCACCAATGGCAATCCCTGCACTTGCAGTATTGATTTACATGTCAAGGAAAGCAAAGATAAATGGATCTTACAATCCTGTAAACACACCAAAACCAAATGTTTAA
- the LOC120370982 gene encoding vascular cell adhesion protein 1-like isoform X3 has product MGRIIPSVTVLLLVFLTSKAFEIEITPKDNVAAQIGDKLELTCSTTGCESPSFSWRSQLDKPLDGSVNRTGNRSILTMDPVGFGNDNEYLCSAVCDSVKKEKSIKVHVYSFPSDPVIEISTPLNVGEKASITCMVPKVYPSERLMMQLAKDGSVLETKEFYEEESTETTETKSLTLTFIPTFEDIGKVITCVAELPIDEMEFEPKKRQTSQRLSVNFGPQNTNITVSPSNTTMQGETLMLTCSTTSNPPARIVWGKKLEDSSVQNIIDNDTLIIPHAQMSDSGLFICETINDATNKTERTTVVISVQDGPRNTTVSVTPSATVKEGGAVTMTCTSYGNPAPKISWTKHLISGVSQFLSENATLTINNVKAEDLGLYQCEGVNQFGRETKTVDLIVQEMVKEKDYVIPVIVVLSCLSPMAIPALAVLIYMSRKAKINGSYNPVNTPKPNV; this is encoded by the exons ATGGGAAGAATAATTCCATCAGTGACAGTGCTTTTACTGGTGTTTTTGACTT cTAAAGCTTTTGAAATTGAGATTACACCTAAAGACAATGTTGCTGCTCAGATTGGAGATAAACTTGAGCTGACCTGTAGTACTACTGGCTGTGAATCCCCAAGTTTCTCTTGGAGAAGCCAGTTGGACAAGCCCCTAGATGGGTCAGTGAACAGAACGGGGAACCGCTCCATTTTGACTATGGATCCTGTTGGCTTTGGGAATGACAATGAGTATCTCTGCAGTGCAGTTTGTGACAgtgtgaaaaaagaaaaaagcatcaAGGTTCATGTTTACT CTTTTCCCAGTGATCCAGTCATTGAGATCAGCACACCCCTGAATGTTGGGGAAAAAGCCAGTATCACCTGTATGGTTCCCAAAGTGTATCCTTCTGAGCGTTTGATGATGCAGCTGGCGAAAGATGGATCTGTTCTTGAAACCAAAGAATTTTATGAAGAAGAAAGCACCGAAACCACAGAGACAAAAAGTCTGACATTGACTTTTATCCCCACCTTTGAAGACATTGGGAAAGTGATTACTTGTGTGGCTGAATTACCGATTGATGAAATGGAATTTGAACCCAAGAAAAGACAGACTTCACAGAGATTGAGTGTAAACT TTGGTCCTCAAAATACCAACATCACTGTGTCTCCAAGCAACACAACCATGCAGGGGGAAACTCTGATGCTCACTTGTAGCACTACAAGTAATCCACCAGCAAGGATTGTTTGGGGGAAAAAGCTAGAGGATTCAAGTGTCCAGAACATCATAGACAATGACACCCTTATCATTCCACATGCCCAGATGAGTGATTCTGGGCTGTTCATCTGTGAAACCATAAATGACGCAACAAATAAAACAGAGAGAACAACAGTGGTCATTTCTGTACAAG ATGGACCAAGAAATACGACGGTCTCTGTCACCCCCTCCGCCACAGTGAAAGAAGGGGGAGCTGTGACAATGACATGTACCAGCTATGGTAATCCAGCTCCAAAGATCTCCTGGACAAAGCATTTGATCAGTGGAGTGTCGCAGTTTCTTTCTGAAAATGCAACTTTAACTATAAATAATGTAAAGGCTGAAGACTTGGGGCTTTATCAGTGTGAAGGAGTTAACCAGTTTGGAAGAGAGACAAAAACTGTGGACTTAATTGTTCAAG AAATGGTGAAAGAAAAAGATTATGTGATTCCTGTGATTGTTGTGCTCTCTTGTTTATCACCAATGGCAATCCCTGCACTTGCAGTATTGATTTACATGTCAAGGAAAGCAAAGATAAATGGATCTTACAATCCTGTAAACACACCAAAACCAAATGTTTAA
- the LOC120370982 gene encoding vascular cell adhesion protein 1-like isoform X4 has product MGRIIPSVTVLLLVFLTSKAFEIEITPKDNVAAQIGDKLELTCSTTGCESPSFSWRSQLDKPLDGSVNRTGNRSILTMDPVGFGNDNEYLCSAVCDSVKKEKSIKVHVYSFPSDPVIEISTPLNVGEKASITCMVPKVYPSERLMMQLAKDGSVLETKEFYEEESTETTETKSLTLTFIPTFEDIGKVITCVAELPIDEMEFEPKKRQTSQRLSVNYGPRNTTVSVTPSATVKEGGAVTMTCTSYGNPAPKISWTKHLISGVSQFLSENATLTINNVKAEDLGLYQCEGVNQFGRETKTVDLIVQVPPQNTPELISPSDNVDEGENITIMSTTSSNSPPQTVLQKIHLSNTTILSSQNDTSTLYRVIKNYTDIYLVAYNETGNNTDVIEIAVVEMVKEKDYVIPVIVVLSCLSPMAIPALAVLIYMSRKAKINGSYNPVNTPKPNV; this is encoded by the exons ATGGGAAGAATAATTCCATCAGTGACAGTGCTTTTACTGGTGTTTTTGACTT cTAAAGCTTTTGAAATTGAGATTACACCTAAAGACAATGTTGCTGCTCAGATTGGAGATAAACTTGAGCTGACCTGTAGTACTACTGGCTGTGAATCCCCAAGTTTCTCTTGGAGAAGCCAGTTGGACAAGCCCCTAGATGGGTCAGTGAACAGAACGGGGAACCGCTCCATTTTGACTATGGATCCTGTTGGCTTTGGGAATGACAATGAGTATCTCTGCAGTGCAGTTTGTGACAgtgtgaaaaaagaaaaaagcatcaAGGTTCATGTTTACT CTTTTCCCAGTGATCCAGTCATTGAGATCAGCACACCCCTGAATGTTGGGGAAAAAGCCAGTATCACCTGTATGGTTCCCAAAGTGTATCCTTCTGAGCGTTTGATGATGCAGCTGGCGAAAGATGGATCTGTTCTTGAAACCAAAGAATTTTATGAAGAAGAAAGCACCGAAACCACAGAGACAAAAAGTCTGACATTGACTTTTATCCCCACCTTTGAAGACATTGGGAAAGTGATTACTTGTGTGGCTGAATTACCGATTGATGAAATGGAATTTGAACCCAAGAAAAGACAGACTTCACAGAGATTGAGTGTAAACT ATGGACCAAGAAATACGACGGTCTCTGTCACCCCCTCCGCCACAGTGAAAGAAGGGGGAGCTGTGACAATGACATGTACCAGCTATGGTAATCCAGCTCCAAAGATCTCCTGGACAAAGCATTTGATCAGTGGAGTGTCGCAGTTTCTTTCTGAAAATGCAACTTTAACTATAAATAATGTAAAGGCTGAAGACTTGGGGCTTTATCAGTGTGAAGGAGTTAACCAGTTTGGAAGAGAGACAAAAACTGTGGACTTAATTGTTCAAG TTCCTCCCCAGAATACTCCAGAGTTAATATCTCCATCAGACAATGTTGATGAAGGGGAAAATATCACTATTATGAGTACAACTTCTAGTAATTCACCACCACAGACAGTCCTGCAAAAGATCCATCTAAGCAACACAACCATCCTCTCATCACAGAATGACACCTCTACACTCTATAGAGTCATCAAAAATTACACAGACATATACCTGGTTGCTTACAATGAGACTGGAAATAACACTGATGTGATTGAGATAGCTGTTGTAG AAATGGTGAAAGAAAAAGATTATGTGATTCCTGTGATTGTTGTGCTCTCTTGTTTATCACCAATGGCAATCCCTGCACTTGCAGTATTGATTTACATGTCAAGGAAAGCAAAGATAAATGGATCTTACAATCCTGTAAACACACCAAAACCAAATGTTTAA